The nucleotide sequence GCGAATGCTCGTCTCATTGGCCTCCAGGATGCCACCACCGGCTTTTTCGCCATTGCGCCACTCCAGGAAGGAGGCGTGAGCACTAGCAGCGCAGAGCAGCAGCAATAGGCATGCGAGACGTGCTGCGCACTGCGATGGAAAGCGTGAGTGTGAGGCGAGGATCGAGCGCATGCAATTACCTCTCATAAATGGGTAGGAAGCGGTAGTTCAGTGCCACAGCCAGCAGGGACATGCCGGTCTGATACGCATCGCCAAAGCCGCCCTCGGGGCTCTGCGCCTCGCTGAGAGCGCGGACAGTGGCAGCATTCCACTTTTCCCACGCCGTGTAGTCACCCTGAAAGAGGGCCTGGGCCATGTAGTAGCGGAAGTACTCTTTGTAGCTGCTCTCGGCGTGCTCCAAGCGGCTGCTGATGTGCTCCAGTGTGGATTTGTAGGTCTCTGAGTCCTTCTTTTTCCCCACAGCGGCGACGAGCGTGGCGATGGCGCTGCGGTTCATGCTTTCGCCCATACCACCGAAGCCGCCGCTATACGCCACGCTGCCATCCCGGCCTGTACTGCGCCGCATGTACTCCAGCGCGGCCTCGATCACTTCATCACTGACTTCCATACCGGCATTCCGTGCGGCGAGCAGTCCCATGAGCATAGCACCGGTGACGCTGGTATCGGCATCCTTGGCTTCGGGCGTGTAGCGCCAGCCTCCCCAGCGATTGTTTTTCTGCGAGCTGGCCGCTAGGCGGATGGCCAGATCGAGAGCTTGGGAGATGGTGCGTGGGGGCTTCTCTCCCTCCCACAGCAGGGCTTCATCCACAGCGCCGTAGGCTTCACTAAGCGCCAGCATGGCGAATCCATGGTGATACATGCTGCTAGGCAAGTAGCCGCTCTCCGCATTCTGCGAGCGGATGATGGCACGCACAGCGCGGCGGATGTTCGCCGCATATTTGCCGAAGTTCGGGTCCTCTCCACTGGCGAGAAAGGCCATGAGGCAGATGCCATCGACACCTGCGCCATCATGGCCACCGGTCCAGCCGCCTTCTGGAGACTGCTTTGATGCTAACCAGCCTAGTCCACGCTCATAGATGGTCTCCACCTCATGCGGGATGGCTCCGCCGTAGCGAATCTCTGCCGCAGGAGACAGCGCCGTAGCTAGAGCGAGCCCACCGATGCATGCGAGAGCACGCAGCAGAGTGGAAGGTTGTCTGGCAGCGGAGGAGAGCATGTTCAGCGATTAAAAAAGAGGACGGGCTGCTGGTTCTGGAGATCGGGCGGCATTTTGCTCAGCATTTCCAAATACTGCCAGTTCCTCTCCAAGGTGGGAAGATCGTTTTGCTCGAAATTTTTCCACTGCTCGGCACTGAGCACGGATTGGAGCTTTTCTTTTTTCATAGCGGCCAGCGGCAAGAGCGCGGTGTAGCTGCTCAGGTGCCAGGGAGAGGATGAGTCCCCATAGGCTCGGTGGATCAGCTTCTCATTCTCCTTCACCACGGAGAGAACGAGTTCTTTCACTTTGGGAAACTGCTCTGGGCTGAGCTGGCGGCGGCGATCCAGCTCAAAGACCACCATTTCAGCCAACATGCCGAGTCGATACTCCTCACGCTCACTGCGCACCTTTTCCCAAGTGGCTCTGTCGGTAGCACTGAGCGTGGAGGAGAGAGCCTGGAGCCAGATGGGCTGTGTCTGCGGCTCGATCAGGCGTGCACTGGGAAGGCGGAGGGTAGGCAGCATTTGCTTCACCGCATGCGGTGGCAGGTCCTGCGTCTTCTTTGCCACGAGGTCGCTCAAGGATTCACTCCAGGCTGCGAGCGCCGCCTGTACGGCCCCTTTCGCTGCCGTGGTGAGCTGGCGGACTTTCTCCGGCGGGAGCTTTAGCAGCCTGCGAGCATCGTCGATCTGCTCCTGCATCAGCGGCTGGAGTCTGGCGCGTTCATTTTCCATCGCCTCATGCTCAAAGGCGGCGATCAGCGCCTCGGCATCCGGTGGCGCAGCATCGGCATCTGGCTCCTGATAGCGTGGAGCAGCGCTGACTCTGCCTGAGTAGGTCTCACGCTCAAACTGCGAGGTGGAGAGCCCGCTCCACAGCCCCATCTGCTCGGCGCTGAGAATCGTCGCTACCTTTTCCTTTGGGACCTGGCGCAGCTTCACGATGAGCTGGGAGATGCCCACACGGAAGTAGCTCCTACCCGACGTCGGCAGGATGCTCTCCATCTGTGCGGCGAGCAGCGGCTCCAGTGCCGTACGCTGCCCTGCCGTCAGGCCCAGCTTTGGATCGATCTCCGCTAGGACGACCCTGGCCAGTGCGACCTGACGAAAGGAAAAATGATCCTCTGTGTAGCGCTGGATTTGCTGAAGCTCCGCTGCCGTAAAGAGCCGCTGCAAGCCCTCCAACCAGACATCCTGCAGAAGCGGATTATCCTCCTCTGAAAGGCTGAAATGATGCCTACTGAGCAAAGGATTGGCCGAGACGGGGCGACTGGGCGCGGTCTTTTGCCATCTTTGGCGAGCGTTTTGTAGCATGTCCTCGATAGCCGCCACAGAGAGCTCACGAAGGGCTTTGCTGCGTGTGCCCGCGAGCTTCAAGACAGTGGTGTAGCGCTGAATCTCCCGCTCCATGATGGGCTGCAATTTCTCGCGAGCTGCCTCTGCGCTGCCTTGGAATGCTGCTTCGAGATCCTTTCGGAAAAGGGCCTTCTGGGCCGTGATAATCTCACTCCATGCTTCTTTGCCGATGATTGCCTCCAGACGTGCATGCCAGGCACGGATCAGGGCTTCGTCCTCCGGGCGGATGAAGCGCGAGTTCATCGTTCTGCCCTTTAAAAAGGTATCGAGGGTGGAGTCCGGCGCACTCATCAGCATGTCACGCCCAGCGGCCAGCTCACTGGTGACATGGGCATCCACGAGACGCTTCGCCTGGAGGAGAAGATCGGCCTCGCCCTTAATGTCGAGCTTCGCGATACGGCGGAGCTGCGGCATCTGCTCCTGGAGAGCCTGATCGATCTTCTGGCGGCCTCTAATGCCCCATTGAGCCAAGAAGTCGTCGATTTGCGGCTTCAGCGCATCTCGCCTCGCGAGTCGGTCTTTTTTCCACTGAGCGGCTCTGGCGGCTCCGAGATGGGTTTCGAGTGCTTTTTGCCATTCCGGCAGCCATTCCGGCAGAGTCCAGCCCGTGACGAGATAATCGGGCACGAGCTGTTCTTTGGTCCAAACACGCACACGAGCCGCCTGGGCCGCATCATCGCCGTATTTCGGCAAAATGGGCCGCAAGCACACCGCCACGCGTAGCTTCCAACTCGCCACCGCAGCGCTGGTGACGGCTGCCGCGTCTTTTTCCAGCTTCGCACGCTCTTCAGCGCTCAGCTTGAGCTCATCAAGGACGCCATCCATGTGCTTTTGCAGCAACAGGCGCTGAAGTCCCTCCGCGCTCGCAGCTAATTTTTCCAACGCCGCCTCTGCCAACGGCCCCAAAGGCCGATGCAGCCGCTCCCGCGTATCAAACGGCCCCTGCTCCGCATGCGCTGGCAACCACGCCCCCACCCAAAGCACCACGCCGATGACGATCCATCCCCCAGGCCGCGCCCGGTTCAGCATCTTGCTCATGAGCTCGATCTTCATCGCAGACCTTGAGAGCAAGATTCAGATGCAGAGCAAGAACAAGAGTGGGAACTCCACCCCACTCCTACCGCCGAAAACCGAGCCGGATTTTCAGGGATTGAACCTCTGACACGAAGCTAAGACGACGCTGATGCTTTGCTTTTCCATTAGCGTCCTATCAGCTTACTAGTCGCTTGATGACGTACAGTATAGACAGTCAACGGATGACGATGCGTGTGCCCTTTGCATACAAGCACATCAAAAAATTGACTCAGCGTTCACGGACACGCCAGAAGAGCTGCTGTGCACCGCTTGATACTTTGAATTTGGTTACCTGGCGGTCGTTGCCATAAATGGTTTCCAATAAGTAGCCGGGCTTAAATTCAAACTTTAGTGTTGCTGCGTTTGGGACGAGGCTGTGCCGCATTCATGCTTGATCACGGTCATCTAGCGAAGGGGTCATCGGGATCGGAGTCGCCGCGTTCGAGGCGCTGTTTGTGGTAGTTTTCGATACCTTCCCAGTATTGCTCGGCGTCGGGGAGGTCGCGGTCTTCGACGGCTTTCCATTGGCGCTCGGTGAGGATGGCTTTGAGGTCGGCGTCCTTGACGCCGGCTAAGGGCAGGAGGGCGTAGTAGTATTGCAGATACCAACTGTGACTCATGTAGCGCTCGATGTCGGGTAGGTAGTCTTTGAGGACGGCGGTGACGAGCTGGGTGACTTTTTCATGATGGGTGGCAGAGAGGCGGCGGCGGCGGTCCAGCTCCTGGGTGGTCATGGAGGCGAGTGCAGTGAGGCGTGCGGCTTCACGCTCGGTCTGGACGCGGGTTCAGCGTGTGCGCTCGGATTCACTGGGGAGGCTATTGAGCTTTGAACCTAGCTTATTATTTAAACTATGCTCATGGCTATATATACATAGCAAGCAGCGAGGAAAAAGAATACTACGAGCGCGTAAAAAAATCTCACATCCAAGGTCTTATCCCGATTATAATTTCATTCACTGGTGCCTCCGGTTCGGTAACCGAATTTCTCAACAACCATCTTCCTCAGTATGTCCCCAAAAAGCTATGACGACATGGTGCACGTGCGCGGAGCACGTGAGCATAACTTAAAGAATATCGACGTGGACATTCCACGTAATGCGCTCGTTGTCTTCACGGGCGTGTCGGGTTCTGGGAAATCTTCGCTCGCCTTCGGCACGCTCTATGCCGAAGCGCAAAGACGCTACCTGGAGTCGGTATCGCCCTATGCGCGGCGGCTTTTTCATCAGATGGCGGTGCCAGAGGTGGACCAGATCGAAGGCCTGCCGCCAGCGGTCGCGCTTCAGCAGCAACGCGGCTCGCCTACCACTCGCTCTTCCGTGGGCAGCGTCACGACATTGTCGAATCTGCTGCGCATGTTGTATTCCCGCGCGGGCGACTATCCGCAGGGTCAGGAGATTTTATACGCCGAGTCGTTTTCGCCCAACAATCCGCAAGGCGCGTGCACAACTTGTCATGGCCTGGGCCGCATCTATGAGGTCACTGAGAAATCCCTCGTCCCTGATGATAGCCTGACCATTCGCGAGCGAGCTATCGCTGCGTGGCCGACCGCTTGGGGCGGCCAGAACTTGCGTGATATTTTGGTGTCCATGGGGATCGATGTGGATTGCCCATGGCGTGATTTGCCAAAGGCGCAGCGCGATTGGATACTCTTCACAGAAGAGCAGCCCCAGGTGCCGGTTTATCCTGGGCTGACTCCAGATGAGACACGCCTTGCTTTGAAGCGTAAAGATGTGCCCGATTATCAAGGAACCTTCTCCAGCGCGCGCCGCCATGTGCTGCACTCGTTTGCCAACTCCGAGAGCGCGATGATGAAGAAACGCGCACTCCAGTTCATGCTGGCGGACGAGTGCCCGTTGTGCCACGGCAAGCGGCTGCGCCAGGAATCTCTCTCCGTGAAGTTCGCGGGGCTCGACATAGCGGAGCTATCGCTACTGACCATGGACGAGCTGGCTAAAATCGTCCAGCCCTATGCCGATGGCACTGCACCGAGCCTGAAGAGTGCTGTCGTTGATCATCCTGAAAAGGCCTTGGTCATCCGCAGGATCACTGCGGATCTGTATGCACGGCTTTTGACCTTATTGGAGCTGGGCTTGGGCTATCTATCGGTGGAGCGCAGCACGCCCACGCTCTCGCCCGGTGAGTTGCAACGGCTACGCTTGGCGACTCAGATCCGTTCCAACCTTTTCGGTGTCGTGTATGTGCTAGATGAACCCTCAGCAGGCCTGCATCCAGCGGATACGGAGGCACTTTTGGTTGCACTGAATCAACTCAAGGCTGCGGGCAATTCGTTGTTCGTGGTGGAGCACGAGCTGGACATCATCAGCAAGGCAGACTGGATCGTGGATGTCGGCCCAGCAGCGGGTCAGCACGGTGGAACGATCCTCTACAGTGGGCCGCCCGATGGCTTGAAGAACGTGGCAGAGTCCCAGACACGGCAATACTTGTTCGAGGACCATTCAAAGAGACCCGTGCGCACCACTCGCGAACCGAAGGAATGGCTGCGACTCAAGGGCGTGACGCGCAACAATCTCGTCAACTTGGATGTGGATATCCCCAAAGGTGTGCTCACCTCGGTGACTGGCGTTTCGGGCTCAGGCAAATCCAGCTTAGTGAGTCAGGTGTTGGTCGAGTTGGTTGCGAAACATTTGGGTGCCGAGCCACCTGAAGATGAGATCGAAGGCGATGATCTGGAGGTGACGGAAGTAGCCACCTTGGGCGGTGAAATCGTCTCCGGCATGGAAGGCATTGCGCGCATGGTGCGCGTGGATCAAAAGCCCATTGGCCGCACTCCACGGTCCAATCTGGCCACCTACACCGGTTTGTTTGATCACATCCGCACCAAGTTTGCCGCCATGCCCGAGGCACGCGCCCGCCGCTATGATTCCGGGCGCTTTTCCTTCAACGTTGCCAAGGGTCGCTGTCCGAATTGCACCGGCGAGGGTTTTGTGATGGTGGAGTTGCTTTTCTTGCCGAGCGTTTATACGCCGTGCCCAGTCTGCAAAGGAAGTCGCTACAACGAAAAGACGCTGGAGATTAAATGCCGCGGCCAGTCGATTGCCGATATCCTGGGAATGACCGTGGATGATGCGTGGACCTTTTTTACCGATGAGCCACAGGTGCGCCGCCCACTGGCCGTGTTGCGAGAGGTGGGCTTAGGCTATTTGCGTTTAGGGCAACCAGCGACTGAGTTTTCCGGCGGCGAGGCCCAAAGGATCAAGCTGGCCACCGAGCTACAGCGAGCGCAGCGTGGAGATTCTCTTTATATCCTAGATGAGCCGACCACCGGCCTGCACCCTTCCGATGTGGTGAGACTCACCGCTCAACTCGATGCCCTAGTGGCTGCGGGCAATACAGTCATCCTGGTGGAGCACGATGTGAGCGTGATGGCCGCAAGCGACTGGGTGATCGACATCGGCCCTGGTGCTGGAGCCAAAGGCGGCCGCATCGTCGCCTCCGGCCCACCCGCAAAGGTGGCTCAGAGCGACGGCAGCACAGCTCCTTACCTCGCCGCTTATCTGGGTCTGTCTCCCGCTCGCAAGAGCCGAAAACCTGTGTGATGGGAGCGCGGAGTAAGCAGTCAGACTTAATGTTTAATGCCAATTTTATTATTGCTGCGTTTGGAACGAGACTGTGCCGCCTTCATGCTTGTGCACGGTCACCTAGCAAAGGGATCGTCGGGGTCGGAGTCGCCGCGTTCGAGGCGCTGTTTGTGGTAGTTTTCGATGCCTTCCCAATATTGCTCGGCGTCGGGGAGGTCGCGGTCTTCGACGGCTTTCCATTGGCGCTCGGTGAGGATGGCTTTGAGGTCGGCGTCCTTGACGCCGGCTAAGGGCAGGAGGGAGTAGTAGTATTGCAGATACCAACTGTGACTCATGTAGCGCTCGATGTCGGGTAGGTAGTCTTTAAGGACGGCGGTGACGAGCTGGGTGACTTTTTCATGTTGGGTGGCAGAGAGGCGGCGGCGGCGGTCTAGCTCCTGGGTGGTCATGGAGGCGAGCGCGGTGAGGCGGGCGGCTTCACGCTCGGTCTGGACGCGGGTCCAGTGTGTGCGCTCGGATTCACTGAGGAGGCTGCTGAGGGTGCGCTGCCAGATTTCCTGCTTTTCGGGGCCGCCGGTCTGGCGTCCGCCGAAACTGCTGCGCTCCATGCTGGCGAGCGTCTGGCGCACGTTTTCTGGTGTGGCTCGCTGCACGGCGCTGCGGACCCAGCTTTCAACGCTCACGCGCCATTCGCGCATGTCGGCCTCGACGGCACCTTTGGCGGCGGTGCGGAGGCGGGCAGTCTTTTCTGCTGGTAGGGTGAGGGTGCGGCGGGCGTCTTCGACACGGGCGAGCATGAGATCGAGCCTGCGCTGACGCTCTGCGTTGCTGTATTTGTAGAGGTGACGGGATGTCTCGACCTCGACATCGAGGGGCTCGGCTTCAGGGGAGGCCGCTGGGTCTTCATCTGAGATGGTGGGGACTTGGCCGCTGTTGCTGCTGTTGTTGTTTGCGTCTGGTGGATTGGCTCGCAGCTTTTCCCAGCGTGTGCGCTGCCATTCATCCAGGAGGGTGGTGAGTGTCTTTGTATCGACTTTGGCGGCGGCTTGGAAGAGCTGGGTGGTGGAGTAGCTCCAGTATTGCTCGCTTTCCTCTCGCAGGATGTCCTGCATGTGAGGGAGGATGAGTTTTTCCAAGCTGCTGCGCTGGGTGGCATCCAGGGCCATGTAGCGATCCATCTCAATGAGTGTGATGCGGGCGAGGGCGACTCCCATGCGTGCTTTGCGGTTGGTGGCTTCGTCTTTGACTCGCTGCTGTTCCTCTGCGGTGACGATGTTTTTGAGCCCCTCCAGCCAGACGGGCTGCTTCTGAGGCTGGTCGTCGGTGACGACGCCTAGATAGGTGTTCTGGCGGCGGATGCGGCGCTGGATGGCAGACCATTTGCTCATGTTGCGGCGCCAGTTTTTCCATGCTGCGTCGATGCTGGCATCGACGGCTTTTTTCGCTAGTGCCTGGAGCTGCGTGCGGCGAGCGGTATCCATGTCGAGTGCGGTGGCGAGCCCGTCCACCTCGCGGTCCATGAGCTCCTCCATCTGGGTGCGTGTCTGCTGCTCGCTAGGCTTTAGAGAGTCGATGATCTGCTCTTCATCCTTAGCTTTCTGCTTCTCCAGGGCTGCGGCCCATTTCGTGACCCTGTCTGCGCCGATGAGTGCTGCGGCGATCTGCTTCCACTTATTCTCCAAGTCGATGCCTGTGGGCCGCACAAAGCGGGTGCCGAAGCTGTTATTCCGCCCCATGGTCACGAGGCGCTGCTCCTCGGGCAAGGAGCGCATCAGATCTGCCCCCGCGATGATTTCAGCGGCGACATGAGCATCGACGAGCTGCCGTGCGGCCTCAAACAGGGCATCGGTCTGCTTCGCATCGAGTTGAAGCTCCTTTTTCATGTCCTCGACACAGGCGCGGAGTTCCTCGTCCATGCTGCCACGGTTATTGGTGCCCCAGGTCTCGAGGAAGGTGTGGAGCTCTTTTTCGAGAGCTACACGCTTTGCCTCACGGGCAGCTAGGGCTAGCTCGCCACGCTCGGGGCCGAGGCGTGCCTTCACAGCCTCCTGCCACATCGGGAGCAGGTCTGGCAGCGTCCAGCCTGCGATGGTGAGGCGCTTTTCTGCCTGGTCCATGCGCCACTGCTGCACACGCCGTGCCTGGGCGGCATCCGCCTCCTCACGCACGAGGTAAAAACGCAGCGATTCGATGTAGCGGGGCTTCCAGGCGGTGAGAGCTGCCTCGATGGGCTTTTTCGCATCTTCGAGCAGGGCAGTCTTTTCTGCTTCGGTGATGTCGGCGGCCTTTTTCATGACCTCGATGGCCCACTGCATCTGCTTCATCAATTGATCGCGCTTTCCAGGTATGCCGTCATCGGCCAGCTTCGCCAGAGCCAGCTCAGACTGCGGTCCGAGTGGCTTCATCGACTCCATACGTGTATTGAAGGGCGGCAGGGTCTCCGCGCTTAGGGCGGTGGCGGGGTGCAGCATCCATACCGAAGCCAATGCGCTGAAAATGAAAGTGCCACGCAAGAAAGTCGCGATCGTGGGCCACAGGTTCGAGAATACACAAAGCATGATGCCTACAAGTCTGCGCCATCGCACCAGAGACTTCCAGCCCTGATCACGCCGTCACACGAGATTTTCCCCACGCATCACCCGACCAGCCACAGCAGCGGCAGCGGCACGATCACCGCCAGATCTGCCAGCACGCGATAAGCCGCCGGAGAAAGCGCCGCACGATAGCGATGCAGCACCGCCAGCAGCGCCAGGCCACACAGCGCCGTCGTGATCGTGGCGGCGAGTCCAGCTGGGCACCGCTCCAGATGAATGAGCACCAGCAGCGCTGCGAGAATGATGACATGGCAGCCCAGCAGCGCCGGATGCAGCACCCTCCAGCGCCGGGTGCCGGCCTGCGTCATCTCTTCATTTTTCGCCGCGATGCCAGTCAGGTTCGTGATGAATAGAAAGGCGATTACCACGCACTCCAGCAGAGGCTCCGCCACGGTCTCCGGCATGCCAAAGAAGCGAATACTGCTCGTGCACCCCAGCGCAAAGATGAGCCCCGCCGCATGCGGCTTCGGAACCAGCGGTGGAGCGATCCGCACGATAAAGATAAGGAAATAAAACAACGTCACCACCGCGATACTAACCGCCTGCCACATCACATCCTCTGGCACCCGCCAGAAAGCCAACCATACCAAACCCGCCACACATAAAGGCAGCACCATCACCGTGATCTCACTGCGAAAACGCTGATAAAAAGCATGCCGCACATCAAAGGCCGCCTTCGAAGTATCCATCGTCCGATCCACCAAGTACACCGTCCAAACCGCCAGAGCCAGGCCCTGGTAGAGTGATGGCATCAGCGCCAGCCCATGCTGCCGCGCCAGACTCATCTGCCACAGCACCGCCACCAGCGGAGCCTCCAGACTCAGCACATGCAGCCAAAACCACCATGGCACCGCCTGGCCCAGAGGAGCCGTAGCGGGAACAGAGGTGGAAGCTGGAGAGGCGGGGTTCAAAGCCCGAAATAAACAGTCATTTCCCGCAGTGAGCGACATATAGTTGGCCGCCACCCTCATTTCGCACCCATTTTTCGCCCGCCCCCTGCTCAAGACACGCTCGTTAAAACGCACAAGTCACACACAAAGCCTGCGACTCCAGCCCCGTATGTAGTTACCGCATTCTCAGCCCACCCCGCCCTCCTATGAGTGCATTTTCGCGACTCAGCATCCTCCTTTTCCCAGCCACGCTGGCACTGACAAGTGCCGTCGGCGCAGAGGATGTCTTCGAAAACGCCCCCATCAACTACTCCGCCACCCAGCCCCGCGACGCCGCCCAGCACCTGGAAAAAGCCATGCTCGCGGGCCGCGTCAAAATCGACCGCAAAGACGCCTGGAGCATCCTGCGCGGCCTCATGCACCAATTCAAAATCCCGGCGGAGTCCCAGGTCATGGTTTTCTCCAAAACCAGCAAACAAAACGACCGCATCAGCCCGCGCACCCCACGCGTCGTTTATTTCGGCGACAACGCCTACATCGGCTACTGCCTCGGCGGCTCCATCGAGGTCTCCACTGTCGATCCCGTACTTGGCCCCATCTTTTACCTGCTCGATCCCTACTTGCCGCAGGACAAGCCGCTCCACTTTGAGCGAGATCAGAGCTGCCTGAGCTGCCATGGCGGCCCCTTTACCCCCGAGGTGCCCGGCGTCCTCGTACGCTCCGTCTTCCCCGACTCCGAAGGCCATCCCATCATGAGCCAGGGCAGCACCGTCGTGGACACCACGACACCCTTTTCAGATCGCTGGGGCGGCTGGTACGTCACCGGGTGCCACGGCGACTCACTCCACCGCGGCAACGTCATCGCCTTTGAAAACCCAGATCAGAGCTGCGACATGGACTTCAAAGCCGGAGCAAATGCCACCTCCCTGGCCAAATACTTCGACACCAGCCCCTACCCACGCAAAACCAGCGACATCGTCGCCCTCATGGTCCTGGAGCACCAGACCTCTGTACAAAACGTGCTCACCAAAGCAGCACACACCGCCCTGCGTGCCATGCACATGCAAACCAGCCTCCAACGCGAGATGGGTGAAACCGTGCAAAACGAACCCATAGGCACCGCCCGCCGCCTCATCGACCACTGCACCGAAGACGTCATCGACGCCCTACTTTTTAAAGATGAAGCCGCCCTGCCGGATGGAGGCCTCGAAGGCGATCCCGCCTTCCAAGCCGCCTTCAGCAAAAACGCCCCGCAATCCAAAGACGGCCGCAGCTTGAAGGACTTCCAACTCCTCAGCCGCCTCTTCAAATATCGCTGCAGCTACATGGTCCACAGCCTCACCTTTGAGCATCTCCCTCCCGCCCTCAAAAACACCGTCCTACAACGCCTGCGCACCATCCTCACCGGCACCGACCCCGAAAGCCGCTACACCTACCTCGGCACCTCAGAACGCGAGCACATCCTGCACATCCTGCAAGACACCCTCAAAGGTTTCGCCCCGTAAAGGAGCAAAGAAAAGCACGAGAAACAGATTCGAGAGATTCGAGGGAACTCGCCGCTACTCCGCCCTCTCGCGCCCTTGGCCACGCAATATTTTAATAGTCTGTCCCTTTATCAATATGTTATTGCACGACCTCTCTTTCTCGCCACGCTCCGCCCATGCGTCAGCCTCGGCTCAAGGCACCCAAGCACCACCCCACTGCTTTTTACCACTGCGTCTCACGCATCGTGAACCGTGACTTCGTCCTCCTGGAGCAGGAGCGGGAGCACTTCGTGCGCCTCATGCGCATGTATGAATCCCTCTGCCAGGTCCGCGTGATCACTTTTTGTGTCCTCTCCAACCATTTCCATGTCCTCGTCGAGGTGCCGCGCAGACCGGATGTGCTGCCAGATGAGTCTGTGGTGCTGGAAATCATTCGCCAGGCCTTCGGCAAGTCCGTCGCCGGGATCGTGGAGGCCGAATTGCAGCACTTGCGCCAGATCGGAGCAACAGCGCAGGCCGAGCAGATCCTCAATGGCTGGCGGGCTCGCATGTGGGACATCAGCGCCTTCATGAAGTCACTCAAGCAACGCTTCAGCCAGTGGTTTAATAAGCGCCACAAGCGCCGCGGCACCCTCTGGGAGGAGCGCTACCGTAGCACCCTGGTGGAAGGTGGCACCGCTCTGGCCATGACCGCCGCGTATGTCGATCTCAATCCCGTGCGGGCAAAGCTGGTCACCGACCCGAAAGACTACCGCTGGTGCGGCTATGCCCAAGCCGTCGCGGGGGTGAAAAAAGCCCGCCAAGGCATCGAAAAGGCCGCGCAGGCACAATCGAGCAACCCCAGACCCGACGGCGGGAGTGCGGAGTATTACCGCACCCTGCTCTTCACCTGGGGCACAGCGAGTAGAGCGAGAGCGGATGGCCGCAGCCGGGGCCGAATCCGCGAAGAGGATTACCAGAGCGTGCTCCAAGCAGGCGGAAAACTCCCCGTAGCCGAAGCGCTGCGCTGCCGGGTGAGATACTTCACCGATGGAGCCGTGATAGGGGGCAAAGACTTCGTCAATGCCATCTTCCGGGCGCGGAGATCACGCTTTGGAGCAAAGAGGAAGGAGGGAGCCCGGAGGCTACGTGGAGTGCAGCAGGATGACCCCGCCGTGGAACTGCATGTACTGCGTGATTTGCAGGTGGACGTGATTCGGCCTGCCCAGGGCCCTCCCCCACCCTAGCTAAACAAAATGCGCGACAAGAGGCTGGTTGCGCCCATAATCGCGCCCCCACGCTTCCCCCTTTGCCACGTATTTATGAGCGACAACGCCGACTCCACCCCTACCGAGCCACCGAGTGATCTCCTTGATCTTTCTAGTCTCGTCATGATGCCTGCATGGGTCGCCGATTTTGGTAAGCCCGATAAAATCGTCGAGCGCTATGCTGGTCGCGAGGATCGCCCTGCACGCGGAGATCGTCGTGATGGCGGCGGTGGTGGTGGATTTGCAGGTCGTGGTCGTCGCGAAGGCGGTGGCGCTGGCCCAGGCGGTGAGCGCCGTGGCCCACCTTCTGGTGAGCGCCGTTTCGGTAGTGGTGGTGGCCAGGGTGGTGCTGGTCCGCGTCGTGATGGGCCTGGAGGTCCGCAGCGTGGCGATCGCCGTGAAGGCGCAGGCTCTGGTGGCCCGCCGCGCCGGTTTGGAGACCGTGATCGTCGCCGTGACGGCCCCCCGCAGGGAGACCAGCGTCCGCAGCGTGAGTGGCAGCCCATCCCGCAGGATGTC is from Verrucomicrobiaceae bacterium and encodes:
- a CDS encoding squalene--hopene cyclase codes for the protein MRALACIGGLALATALSPAAEIRYGGAIPHEVETIYERGLGWLASKQSPEGGWTGGHDGAGVDGICLMAFLASGEDPNFGKYAANIRRAVRAIIRSQNAESGYLPSSMYHHGFAMLALSEAYGAVDEALLWEGEKPPRTISQALDLAIRLAASSQKNNRWGGWRYTPEAKDADTSVTGAMLMGLLAARNAGMEVSDEVIEAALEYMRRSTGRDGSVAYSGGFGGMGESMNRSAIATLVAAVGKKKDSETYKSTLEHISSRLEHAESSYKEYFRYYMAQALFQGDYTAWEKWNAATVRALSEAQSPEGGFGDAYQTGMSLLAVALNYRFLPIYER
- a CDS encoding excinuclease ABC subunit UvrA, coding for MSPKSYDDMVHVRGAREHNLKNIDVDIPRNALVVFTGVSGSGKSSLAFGTLYAEAQRRYLESVSPYARRLFHQMAVPEVDQIEGLPPAVALQQQRGSPTTRSSVGSVTTLSNLLRMLYSRAGDYPQGQEILYAESFSPNNPQGACTTCHGLGRIYEVTEKSLVPDDSLTIRERAIAAWPTAWGGQNLRDILVSMGIDVDCPWRDLPKAQRDWILFTEEQPQVPVYPGLTPDETRLALKRKDVPDYQGTFSSARRHVLHSFANSESAMMKKRALQFMLADECPLCHGKRLRQESLSVKFAGLDIAELSLLTMDELAKIVQPYADGTAPSLKSAVVDHPEKALVIRRITADLYARLLTLLELGLGYLSVERSTPTLSPGELQRLRLATQIRSNLFGVVYVLDEPSAGLHPADTEALLVALNQLKAAGNSLFVVEHELDIISKADWIVDVGPAAGQHGGTILYSGPPDGLKNVAESQTRQYLFEDHSKRPVRTTREPKEWLRLKGVTRNNLVNLDVDIPKGVLTSVTGVSGSGKSSLVSQVLVELVAKHLGAEPPEDEIEGDDLEVTEVATLGGEIVSGMEGIARMVRVDQKPIGRTPRSNLATYTGLFDHIRTKFAAMPEARARRYDSGRFSFNVAKGRCPNCTGEGFVMVELLFLPSVYTPCPVCKGSRYNEKTLEIKCRGQSIADILGMTVDDAWTFFTDEPQVRRPLAVLREVGLGYLRLGQPATEFSGGEAQRIKLATELQRAQRGDSLYILDEPTTGLHPSDVVRLTAQLDALVAAGNTVILVEHDVSVMAASDWVIDIGPGAGAKGGRIVASGPPAKVAQSDGSTAPYLAAYLGLSPARKSRKPV
- a CDS encoding transposase, translating into MRQPRLKAPKHHPTAFYHCVSRIVNRDFVLLEQEREHFVRLMRMYESLCQVRVITFCVLSNHFHVLVEVPRRPDVLPDESVVLEIIRQAFGKSVAGIVEAELQHLRQIGATAQAEQILNGWRARMWDISAFMKSLKQRFSQWFNKRHKRRGTLWEERYRSTLVEGGTALAMTAAYVDLNPVRAKLVTDPKDYRWCGYAQAVAGVKKARQGIEKAAQAQSSNPRPDGGSAEYYRTLLFTWGTASRARADGRSRGRIREEDYQSVLQAGGKLPVAEALRCRVRYFTDGAVIGGKDFVNAIFRARRSRFGAKRKEGARRLRGVQQDDPAVELHVLRDLQVDVIRPAQGPPPP